The nucleotide sequence TCCTCCCTGCGCGCAATGACGTCAAACCTCCCCCCAGGGCCCCCAGGGTCCGAGGCGGTCAATGTCTCCTGCGAGATCCATGACGCGGCTGCCATGACGTGCACCTGGGAGGCAGGCCCTGCTGCACCTCCGGACGCTCGCTACTTCCTTGTCCTGCGCAACACCACGTGAGCCTGGGGTGACGTCACAGGCGGGGAGGGGAGTGGTGGGGGGCCTTGGTGACATCCTAGATCAGCGGCGTGACAATGTAGGTTTCCACACGATGACGTCATAGGTAGGGGAGGGGTGGCATCGCCACAGTAACCCTTGCCCCACCCTCCAGGGGCCACAAGCTGCCCGGATGTCCCAGCGGCCCCACCCCCTCTGGCTGCCATATCGATGACCTCACAGGGCTGCCTGACCGGCTTCATGTGACCGTAGCCGGATGGAGCCAGTCGGGCGGTGCCTTGAAGGCCTATGACGTCATCCTGAATACCAAGGCCATCGGTGGGTGACATGGCTGGGGGCGGAGCTTCCCGGTGTGTGGGCGGGGCTGGGTGTGATTGGCTGGCGTCTGAAGGGCAGGATTTCCTGTTTGGGACCTGAATTAACTGACAGCTGAGAGGCGGGACTTCCTGTTTGGTATTATGATTAGCTTTGCCTGACAGCTGAAGGGCGGGACTTTCTGCCTGTGGGCGGGGCCTCCCTCAccactggcccctcccccagagcGACTGTCCCCGCCCCGCAACATCACCGGAAGCTGCAATGCCTCGCACTGCGCAGTCTCCTGGGTTCCGCCCCGCACCTGGGCCACCATGGGCTTCGCTGACTTCCGCTATGAGCTCGACCTGCGCAGCACAGTGCGTGCGCCGCAGGGGATGCTGGGaaatggcggggggggggggggggggggggggattttgcTCTGACCCCACTTTCTGTTCCGTGGGGGCGAGACTTCCTGTTGTTCTGGTCACACTTCCTGTCGTTGTAACCCCACTTTCTGTCTTCTAGGACACGGACCCGGACACCACGGTGAGCCGACCCCGCAGTGATGCCCCCCAGCCCCCACCGACCCCGGAAGTCCCGGCCCTGACCTGACCCCCCCCCAGGTCACCGTCTCCAGCCGACCCGAAAACCGGTTCGAGTTCCCAAGCCCGGAGCCGCGAGAGGGTCACGTGGTCAGGGTGCGTGTGGGAGATGTGCGCAGCGATCGGTGGAGTGCGTGGAGTCCGCCAGTGAAGTTCGGTGTGTCCCGCCCCTTCCTGTTCGGGTCCCACCCTTTTGTGAGCATGAGCCCCGCCTTTTCCTGCCCCATTCCCATCCTTCCCGATTAAGCCCCGCCCCTTCCTATATGACTCCGATCCCTCCTGCCTTCAACCCTGCCACTACCTCTCCACGCCCCACGCCTGCAGGCGCTGACCGCCCAGAAGTCCCCCGCCTGCCTGTCTACATCATCGCTATGGCCGTGACCCTGACCTGTGTCCTGGGCCTCGCGCTCGcctggaggaggtgagtgggTGCCGccctggcccaagatggacgctgTGGCCTCAACATTGCCAGCCTGACCAACCATGACTGTCACGGctgctctggcccaagatggctGACATGGCCTCAACATGTCTGCCCTGACCGAACATAGCCGAACAGGGCCGCCATGACTTCAATTTGGCTGCCCTGACCCAACATGGCCACCTTGAGCCAAGATGTCTTCAGTGGCCTGACATTGGCCGTCTTCACCCCCAACCCCAGGTTCATCTGGCACCGCCTCCTCCCCCGCATTCCCGACATCCGGGACAAAGTCAGCGACAACGCTTTGGTCAATCCCCAGGTCAGAGATCAGGGATTGCAGGGTAGGGCCGGGCCTGTCCGTGACCCCTACTGACCCTCCACACCCCACCAGACCCTCAGGAAGGACCTGGCCCTGTAGGAAGTCCCGCCCACGGGGACCTGGAACACAGATGAAGCCCCCCCTGCCAACCCGGAAGTAACCTAACCCAGAGATGTTGACCAGGAAGCGATTCATTCTTCCTGGTGTTTTCATTAAGAAATAAACCTGAGCCTGGCAATGATGTCCCTGTTGCATGTGAAATCACCTGTCAGTCACCCCGGGGAGGCGGGACTTCCGGGATCCTCACACTCTGCTCTAGATTcctagaaagaggaaaaaagtccATGATGTCATCAGCACCTCTGCTGTCAATCACACAGAAGCCCAACCTGTGGAATGAACTGATTAACTCCCGGAAGTCCCACCCTAGCCCCCTGATTGCTAGTCTCCCAGAAGTCCCGCCTCCTGCCTGGTGACTGACTCCCCATAGTCGCAGTGATCACCATGACCTGGTTTGGTGCCCACCACTCTCAGGCCCAGGATTCCAGGGAACTTCCGGCGGAGGCGGGGCCGCATGGCTGTCAGTCACTCCATACTTCCGGTGATGGGTGGTGACATCATCCCAAGTCAGTGACATCTGCTTGACCCCCTTCTCAGACCCGAGCTCCCCTGGCTCACTCCCAGCATGCCTTCCGACCCTGGCCCCCTGATAATGACGTCACCCCGCTCTGACCACACCCCCTACCCACTCACTCCCATCATGCCTTGTGTCCCCAGCATCAGCTCCAGAAGTTACTCAACCCAGGGCGGCCCAGGGATCCCAAGCCTTAGTCACGGCCACAAGGGGAGGGGGAGCAGTGCAGATCTCGGGAGAGTTGGGGGCCACAACCCCCGTGACCCCTGACACTATGACCCTGACCCCTCACCATCCACTGTCAGGTGCCTGCTCTCCTGGGAGACGGGAGTGATGATGTCATCGCTCACGCAGCCCCGCCCCCCCTCCCTGCTGATCTGGTGGGGGAGCACATAGGAATTGTGGGAATTCCAGCGGGGGCAGGGAGACTGAGGTGAGCGCCATGGTCGGCCTGGGGCTGCTGCTGAAGTTGGCACCCCTGGCCTGCgtagtttctcaggaaattctggatcaacctaccccaggacccagcagtaccactcttgggaaaatgcccaagagatgccctatcatatgacaaaagtatatgctcaactatgttcatagcagcattgtttgtaatagccagaacctggaaacaacctagatgcccttcaatggaagaatggatgaagaaagtatggaatatatacacattagagtactacgctgcggtaaaaaacaatgacttcttgaatttgcatgcacatggatggaagtagaaaacactatcctgagtgagctaacccagacacaaaaatactaatatgatatgtactcactcattagtggattttagctataaaacaaaggacattgagcctatagctTGCAATTCTAGAgaacctaagtaataaggtgaacccaaagaaaaatatatatcgaTCCTCCTGGAAGTTGGAAGCAGGCAAGATCGCCAGGCCAAAGTTGGGAACATGAGGGTcggggtgggatggagggagaaggggaaggtggggagagcttgggggagtgggagagtggagatgggggaaggatgGATATtatagcagggaagaagatatcttaactacggagccattttggggttggctcTAAAGGGTCCCCAGGTATCTCTATTCTGTCAGTGGATATTTTCCATGCTCAGTTTGTCTTGGAAAGATCGTACTTGAAAAATCATTGTTCTTCCCTGAATGTATATGTCAATCATTGACTATAATTTCAGTCCAGATGTTTTATTCCCTGATAGTAACTCTGCTCATCACTCTGAGATAGAATATTATTTTGTAGATTTTATACTATCTGGGCTATCTGATAAAACTTCAGATCTAACTTGATGACTTTACTGAAATTAACTACTTTAAATTTCAAGCCGCATAATACTGGAGTAGTATGAACTGGATATCTTAAAACTATGCACATCAGAATTCACACTTATAGCATACTTTAGACCCATAATGGAATTCACCATTTATAAACATCAAAAAGCCATTTCTTTTACTACCAGTACTTTCTCCCCCACACAGATAAGGTAACTAGACACACACTCTTTGGTTTGAGtaaaatatgaatgaatataCAGGATCAAGCAAAATTTCTCTAGGTAGCAATTTCTTTAACAGATATGTATCCATAGACATCATACATATCAGtcttacacagacatatatacaaaatatgcatatctacttaaaaccaaaaagaaagaaaaatgaataaagttaTAATTCATAgttatgaaaatattaatttaatatatgtTTCAATATGTTGGCAATTTAGGAACTGTTGGTAAAAAGGcttaataaaaaattatctaATAAATATTAGTGATTTGTATGTGATACTTTTCTCTTCCCTTAGAGTTAACCTTCAGTCTTTCAACACCTGTGTCAAATTTCGGCAAAAAGGATGACAATCACTGTCTACTCATAATTATAGCAAGAAAAAGTGGCTCTCTTTACTAGACACAATATAGAACAGTAGTGACACTCATTATACATTGTatattaaaaatcagaaagataTTCTGGAATGAAAAAATTCATTGTATGCTTATCTAAAATCCTCAAAGTATTAATGAACTGTCACATCgaaaaaggaaatgtaaaaacataaaataggaaGTCAGAAGATACTCTGTAATGTGACTATTTATTTGCAGTAATTTACAGGACATCACAAATCGATCCCATTGTCCCTGTTACTGCTGTGTAATGCAAAATAATGCAGTTAAGTCAGACCCAcctgtttacttcctgttgcatgCTCTATCATGTCTTCATATAAATGCAGCTGTTGACCTTGTGGAAAATGTGGGCTAAACTCTCCTATCTTCACCTTAAGTCCAAGACCATAAGTGAAATTCCAAATCTGGAAAATGTCATACTCTTCCTGCAGATTTTCTTTCTGGCTCATAATCACTCTGTCTCCAACAGGATTAGTGAAGCATGTTTTCCTCAGAAAGGAGTGCAGCTGAAAGAGACACACCATTCCATAATGTGTATGTCCTGTGTTGAATCcacaaaatgcattttatttcattttaaaggcaGTATTATTGAAGGTGTCTAGGGGATATATGACAATAGATTAAGTGGACTAATAAAATTTTCATGATTTTCCTAGAATTTaagttctttaagaaaaaaaaccataaacagaaacacagacatatatgcagatatcAAGCACAGATATGAAAAACAGacacagtgagagaaagagagtcaAATCCATGCAGACATACATAATGCAGCTACATACattttacacagacatacacatagatgcCAACACTCCCACCTGAAAACAAAGCTACACACAGGAGGAATATGTaccaaaacagacacacaaaaacagaaacctgCAAAACACATACAACTCCCAGAAGTACATGCACACTTGAATTTACAATTACAGACAGGGAGACATTCATAGATAAAAACACTTACACAGAGAGGTATTGACATAGAGGGATTTATGCTCACATACAAAGACAGAttgagagaggcagacagacagacacagacaaacaaagaTATACATATGTGCAAATAATATACAACATGCAGTtcaacacatataaacacatgcactgaaaaaaatacacagaaagttatTCACAGAAACAAACTTCTATTCAGAAAGACATTGATAGAAGACAAATTTATGTTTAGTTTCGCATTCATATAGATATGCAGATATACAGaaacatatatttacacagtaacacacatacaaacagagatACCCAAAACACACAACCATACAACCATACACAAGAAGAAACATACATTCATACTTATGTATACAAATGTATGCCCTTAACTGAAGGATGACACTGTTTGCTGTGTAATTACTTTAACTCAGGATGAGAAATGAGGTCCCAAGTGCCTACAGCGTGAGCAGATTCAGTTTAGAACACTAGTGAAAATCATCTCATATATGGATTATCACACATTTGACAATGAATATACAAGGATTCATCTTCTCTTTAGGAAGAGGATTAAGGAGGAAGGACTTGGCCTACAGTATTAGAATAGGTGTGGTGATAGTCAGGTACTCTGTAACAAAATTAGTATGATTCTTTTTCAAATTGTGCCATCCACACCATTGCTTTTGCATTAAGATTTATACAACTTCAAGATTTATATAACTACTGGGAACAATTTCCAGAAATCTTACTATTTTATGAAATACTCCACAATCCATTAAATTGGGACACTTAAAGACTTTGACCTTGATGACATCAAATTtcattcaaaagaagaaacactacCTTCAAGCAGTGAGCATAATGTCCTTTTCCATTATCCATGGGTTGATTATATGCATGCTGAGGAAGCATTTCATGGAAGGCATGGGCCACAGCATACACCGCATTATATATGTCATAACTCTCATCACTAAAGGCCATGTCAAAAGTCTGTGCCTTGAGCCATTGCAATGAGGCATTGGATAAGCAATTCTTCAGGGTCTTACACATAGAAGCTGAGACTTTGCAGTTCAAGTTCATCCACTCCAGCCTGGCCAGGAATTCATCAGTGTATTTGAGAGGGTTCAATGTCtggacaaatgttttaaaatgagaaaccTCAGCATGATGGTGTGCAAAAGTTATTTTCCCATTGAATGAATCAAGTGGGAAGTCATTCTTAGTTGCAGTGCCATCCCACTGTGAGGTGGTGACCCATATTCTCTGTAAACCTAGAGATTGCCACCTTCTAAAGCCCACAGCTAGAGAACTCTCTGGGTCTCCATAAATGACAACTACATTTGTGGATGATGTCATGATTTGGTTATAATAaacttcagcttgtgtcaagAATAAATGCATCTCGACTGGGATCATACtcacaaaagcaaagcagactgtatttttttttccatctgtccTCCCAATTGTCTGAGATAGCCAGTCCAATCCAGTTCCAGTTGAAGTAAAGCATCAAAGAGTTCATGGCCAGGACTAATGATGTGTCCTTGGCAGCCATCTGATACAGAAAGGGAAATTGTTCATGATTGCTCAGGATGGGATGGAAAGGTCCGTAGGTAATCTGAAGGAACTACAACACAGGGAGCAGCATGAGGTGGCACACGTACATAAGAGTTTGTAAACATACTTTAGGTCAAGAGTTCCTTAAAAACTTGTTATCTGTTAGTTCATCCCTCATCTcagtttcaaaaaaagaaaatgaagctccATCAAGACTGAATAATAACCATGAACTACACTGTTTAACACAAATTTGAAGGTGGTATACTCCTCACAATCTTCTTAGCATCTACGACTTATAACAGCAGAATCAGAATTTCTTGCAAACACTCAAAATAAAACCTGACCTGTTGAGGTGTGAAGAGGTTGAGCATGGTCCCAGCCATCACAATTGTTGCCAAATTTGGTCCTGTAAGCACCACTATACACATAGTCTGTTCATAACAGATGTAATTTGGAGTATCACTaaattcttcagaaaattgcAAGTGACTATATAATTTTGTCCCAGTTGCACAACCACCTTCTGGGCATTCAAATATGAATGATGAATTTGGTAGAAGATCAGGGTTCCTCTTGACTTACTTCAACCATGGAAAAAGCTAAGGCCAATGCAGACTGGATGTGTAGTTGTTGTTCTATGAAAGGGCATGGGAATTAATatttacagagatctacagaTGATTCTATGTAGTCGATGGATGTACTATTCTGCGCTGTGAGTATTCCCAACCACTGCCAATACTGATACAAATGACCTATGCTTTGAGATTAGAATAATATAAATAGCTGGAAGCTTGCAAAAGCTTTAAAGGTCCATTAGAGAGCATCTTCCATAAATAAGATGAGCCATCAGCACCTTTCAAAGAGTGTGTTTTCAATTTCTAGTTTTGAGTGCTTACTTTAAAGATAATGGCAGAGGCTTTAACCAAACAATAAACCTATTCGTGTACTCACGTTGAAATTGCTGAGCAATGTGTATGAAAAATTCATGTGACATGTGAGCCTATGAGTTTAtcatattttttttgaaattaactGAATTAGATAAGACTCTCAAATAATGCCCGGTGAATGCCCAATAGTCCGGACAACGTTTGGTTCTTGTGGTTTCAATTCTTTATAATTAGTGGGCATTATAGTTAACATATAACTTTGAtctttgtgttgttctttttttctttctgatttatcTAATGGAGGTGTAAAACCTTTTTTAAGATCTATATTTAAATGAATTCAAATACCAGAGATGTATTTTATAAAGCTGTATATATGTATCAACCAATGTATGTGGACAGTATTAATGCTTATGTAGGTCATAAATAGAGAATTGATTTCAAGGTTTTGAACAATAATTTTCTATAGATTAGACTGGCACCAAATGTACATAGATACACAAGCCCCGGGTTCTTAGTGCAGAGATTAAGGCCATGTACTACCTTCTATGTACTCTTCATCCACTTTATATTTACAGAAAATGTCATATATTCACACTGGGAATATCTCACCAATACAATTTTTATACCAGAAAATAGCTTTGACCACCTTTCCAATTATACTAACACAACAATAGCATGCTACATAAATTTGTATATGCCACTCTAACATTtttgtaaaatagaaaacaataaagtATAAATGTGAGGAAAATGTTCATGAGGcgtttttgtaataaaaatagcTAACAAGTAAGTTGGGAGGCAATAATACTagtttgtgtttatgtatttggGAAGAGCAGTAACTTCTGTCTTTTCTTAGTCATTTCATATATCGGACCAATACACATCAATCATGCTTTTTCATTCAAATTTATTCACTCAGAGTAAAATAAATCTGTTTCCTACTTAGATATTGTACTACTCTGACAcctttatatatttacttatagttatatttttattttcaaagtaaaaataatttttgaatatttttattaccacacagaaaaaaagtgtcATTGAAAATTTAGGTAACACATAACAGGAATTTGGGACTATATTTTTGTGAAGCTCAAACACTAATTCTTTTAACCAAAACATTAAGAAACATATATCTCTTGAACAGGTAGAGTATCCCAGTGGACTAAATTCTGTGTTTGATAACAACTATTAATAATCCACAAAGTCAAAATGTACCCACATTACTAAAATAGGCAGTTATGATTATCAAAATTactgaaagaaaatataagagGTTTAAGGGAAATACAtgtcagaaaataaacaatttagaCTCAAAGAGACAatacctttgtttttaaaataatggcaaaGATGTGCTAGTATGTAACTGCCCTATTCCCTCTCTATTGTGTTGCTAACAATCACACACCAGGGCTGTCAATCAAAGAAGTGACAAGGGAAGTGTCAATCGCACTTTTCAAAGAATGCAAGCATATAATTCACAGTTCGTAATTCCTTTCTTAGCAAAACTAGAAGTGAACTTTGAGATTAAAGAGCAGTgattttacatgtatgtaaatgAGGAATGGAGAAATATGAACACATATGATGTTCACAATAGACCAGTCTCTTACTTCCAGTCTTGATGCAGTTTCAGGATAATGGGACCTCATGCAGATCATTCAAGAGAGTAACTGTATATCTATGTGAAAACTCTTCACAGCTAGGTGTCACA is from Microtus pennsylvanicus isolate mMicPen1 chromosome 1, mMicPen1.hap1, whole genome shotgun sequence and encodes:
- the Csf2ra gene encoding granulocyte-macrophage colony-stimulating factor receptor subunit alpha; its protein translation is MLLLLFAALTLGSLPAEAGHPVDYKLTWPRPVTDDPTPEVPPPPTPSALNLTFDPGTWTLTWLCSHDITVTSCYVNFTLHGRPTRRRMQNTLGCRCQFRALTLHLGVTLGVNATAGNVTIHERLDYIFPGPPGSEAVNVSCEIHDAAAMTCTWEAGPAAPPDARYFLVLRNTTGHKLPGCPSGPTPSGCHIDDLTGLPDRLHVTVAGWSQSGGALKAYDVILNTKAIERLSPPRNITGSCNASHCAVSWVPPRTWATMGFADFRYELDLRSTDTDPDTTVTVSSRPENRFEFPSPEPREGHVVRVRVGDVRSDRWSAWSPPVKFGADRPEVPRLPVYIIAMAVTLTCVLGLALAWRRFIWHRLLPRIPDIRDKVSDNALVNPQTLRKDLAL